Proteins encoded in a region of the Paenibacillus sp. E222 genome:
- a CDS encoding glycosyltransferase family 2 protein has translation MEDREETTRPHVTLSMIVRNEEHRYLRQALETHRPWIDRAVIIDDGSTDHTVALCQEMLEGIPLTLIVNPGSLFADEVSLRKQQWETTVATGPEWILNLDADEILTTDFGAVRNQLLSGTEDAIYFRLFDMWSDTHYREDPYWQAHAYYRPFLVRYRPEWTYEWKETPQHCGRFPLTIQHFAYGCHSPRVKHYGWARAEDRIRKYERYQELDPDARYGWKEQYESILDAEPRLLQWSE, from the coding sequence TTGGAAGATCGTGAAGAAACCACAAGGCCGCATGTCACCTTGTCCATGATTGTCCGCAATGAAGAGCACAGGTATCTCAGACAGGCGCTCGAAACTCACCGACCGTGGATTGATCGTGCAGTGATTATTGACGACGGCAGTACGGACCATACCGTCGCTTTATGCCAGGAAATGCTGGAGGGAATTCCGCTTACGTTGATTGTGAACCCGGGCTCCCTGTTTGCAGACGAGGTAAGTTTACGCAAGCAGCAGTGGGAGACGACGGTGGCTACCGGACCGGAATGGATTTTAAACCTGGATGCGGATGAAATTCTGACAACCGATTTTGGTGCTGTTCGGAATCAACTGTTGAGTGGAACGGAGGACGCCATTTATTTCAGGTTGTTTGATATGTGGAGCGATACACATTACCGGGAAGACCCATATTGGCAGGCTCATGCGTATTATCGGCCATTTCTGGTCAGATACCGCCCGGAATGGACCTATGAATGGAAGGAAACTCCGCAGCACTGCGGCCGTTTTCCGCTAACGATTCAGCATTTTGCCTATGGATGTCATTCCCCTCGGGTGAAGCATTATGGCTGGGCGCGTGCAGAGGACCGGATTCGTAAATATGAGCGCTATCAGGAACTTGACCCGGATGCGAGATATGGCTGGAAGGAACAGTACGAGTCCATTTTGGATGCAGAGCCAAGACTTCTGCAATGGTCGGAATAA
- a CDS encoding glycosyltransferase, with product MIVKNEEASLARCLDSVNGIADEIVIVDTGSTDQTRQIAARYTDRIIDFEWVDDFAAARNFAFEQATSEYILWLDADDVFEPDDRVKLIELKRSLDPAVDSVTMDYHLSFTAEGKVSYSLRRNRLVRRDRNYRWIGAVHEYLEVAGHLLHSDVAVTHKKDKEYTDRNLKIYRKREQAGEEFSPRDLYYFGNELKDHGHLEDAVQYYGKFLDTGLGWVEDQIAACQKIADCEAALERSEKEISALLRSFAFDLPRAEICCRLGGYFADRADYRKAIYWYEQATRAVRPTDPMVVLNEAAWTWMPHLQLCVCYDRMGNRAKAKEHNDIALMYHPTHPSMLYNDRYFKDLEKDNSVLEKA from the coding sequence ATGATTGTGAAAAATGAAGAGGCTTCCCTCGCCAGATGTCTGGACTCGGTTAACGGGATCGCTGACGAGATTGTGATTGTAGATACGGGTTCGACGGACCAGACGCGTCAGATCGCAGCTCGTTATACGGACCGCATCATCGATTTTGAATGGGTGGATGATTTTGCGGCAGCAAGGAACTTTGCTTTTGAACAAGCAACAAGTGAATATATATTATGGCTGGATGCAGATGATGTGTTTGAACCGGATGATCGTGTGAAGCTCATTGAATTGAAGCGTTCCCTGGACCCTGCTGTGGATAGTGTCACGATGGATTATCATCTGTCCTTTACGGCGGAGGGAAAGGTCTCATATAGTCTCAGGCGAAATCGGCTGGTGCGGCGGGATCGGAATTATCGCTGGATTGGTGCAGTGCATGAATATCTGGAAGTCGCCGGTCATCTGCTGCATAGCGATGTGGCAGTCACGCATAAGAAAGATAAGGAATACACGGATCGCAATCTAAAGATTTATCGCAAACGCGAACAGGCAGGGGAGGAATTCTCTCCGCGTGATTTATATTATTTTGGCAATGAATTGAAAGACCACGGGCATCTTGAAGATGCGGTGCAGTACTATGGAAAATTTCTGGACACCGGGCTGGGATGGGTGGAGGATCAGATTGCGGCATGCCAGAAGATAGCTGATTGCGAAGCAGCGCTTGAACGTTCGGAAAAGGAAATCTCGGCATTGCTGAGATCCTTTGCCTTTGATTTGCCGAGGGCCGAGATTTGCTGCCGATTGGGTGGATATTTTGCCGATCGTGCCGATTACCGCAAAGCCATATACTGGTATGAACAGGCGACCCGCGCCGTACGCCCGACCGATCCAATGGTAGTATTGAATGAGGCTGCCTGGACATGGATGCCGCATTTACAATTGTGTGTGTGTTATGACCGGATGGGTAATCGGGCGAAAGCCAAAGAGCACAATGACATTGCTTTGATGTACCATCCGACACATCCCAGCATGTTGTATAACGATCGGTATTTTAAGGATCTTGAGAAAGATAATAGTGTGCTGGAAAAAGCCTAA
- a CDS encoding bifunctional 4-hydroxy-2-oxoglutarate aldolase/2-dehydro-3-deoxy-phosphogluconate aldolase: MNLTEVLLESRLVAIVRGISRESAQAAGQGMTDGGIRLMEVTLNTPGAHDIIADWRARHEGKAYIGAGTVLNVQMAKEAVAAGAQFLVSPNVDLSVIEYAVEHGVEIWPGAMTPTEIVAAYEAGARVVKLFPMASLGIPYLREIKAPLNHIPLLATGGATLDNITDYYAAGAAAVGLGSALLPREALAAGNDEHIATCTRAFVEIAKIKD, translated from the coding sequence ATGAATCTGACGGAAGTATTATTGGAATCGAGATTGGTAGCTATTGTACGTGGTATTAGCCGGGAATCTGCTCAGGCAGCAGGGCAGGGGATGACTGATGGGGGAATCCGTCTGATGGAAGTGACGCTGAACACACCTGGGGCACACGATATTATTGCAGACTGGCGTGCAAGGCATGAGGGTAAGGCTTATATCGGAGCGGGCACGGTACTCAATGTGCAGATGGCCAAAGAAGCCGTTGCAGCGGGCGCTCAATTTCTCGTGTCTCCTAATGTCGATCTGTCCGTTATTGAATATGCTGTAGAACATGGCGTGGAGATCTGGCCCGGAGCGATGACTCCAACGGAGATTGTGGCTGCCTATGAAGCAGGAGCAAGAGTGGTGAAGCTGTTCCCCATGGCGAGTCTGGGCATTCCGTATTTACGTGAAATCAAGGCACCACTAAATCATATTCCACTGCTTGCAACAGGCGGAGCAACACTGGATAACATTACGGATTATTATGCTGCGGGTGCGGCGGCAGTGGGGCTTGGAAGTGCACTTTTGCCACGAGAAGCACTTGCAGCAGGGAATGATGAGCATATTGCTACTTGCACTCGTGCTTTTGTGGAAATAGCGAAAATCAAGGATTGA
- a CDS encoding alpha/beta hydrolase, with amino-acid sequence MKAKTMIGGMIAVAAVTAGGLWKAAVKSQTPKKIPITLTPPMPFEDITFESGGGRVHGWFIPAGAHVPKPWPLIIIAHGWGSNRSRVLRYARPIWEAGYALFMYDVRSHGASDPVKAASAYLFRDDLLSALQYTSSRPEIDPAAIGVLGHSLGGLGTILAVTEGIPVSAVITDSMPSQFEVIVSSELRRRRLPLFPLAQLIPRIWFWRLGESLKTYRQRDPVMLLNERRKGMQLPMLMVHSKGDNFIPPSELEYFMSKADPPVEHLWVNSGGHSCSEEDPAFWNTVIPFLKTHVQVQAQSNESVIPNVNIEKIQPT; translated from the coding sequence GTGAAAGCTAAAACGATGATTGGCGGGATGATTGCGGTTGCCGCGGTAACTGCGGGTGGTTTATGGAAGGCAGCGGTGAAGAGTCAGACCCCCAAAAAGATTCCGATTACGCTCACACCGCCCATGCCATTTGAAGATATAACCTTCGAGAGTGGAGGCGGGCGAGTCCATGGCTGGTTCATTCCGGCTGGAGCTCATGTCCCGAAGCCTTGGCCTTTGATTATTATTGCACATGGATGGGGCTCCAATCGATCACGTGTCCTCCGTTATGCTCGTCCCATTTGGGAAGCAGGTTATGCGCTCTTTATGTACGATGTTCGAAGCCATGGAGCCAGTGATCCAGTTAAAGCAGCTTCAGCTTACCTATTCCGCGATGATCTGCTGTCAGCATTGCAATATACATCCTCACGGCCGGAAATTGATCCAGCAGCAATCGGTGTGCTTGGGCACTCCTTGGGCGGACTAGGCACGATCCTCGCTGTGACGGAGGGTATTCCTGTATCTGCGGTGATCACGGACTCCATGCCATCCCAATTCGAGGTTATCGTCAGTTCGGAGCTGAGGCGCCGGCGTCTGCCTCTGTTCCCCCTGGCCCAGCTGATTCCACGAATCTGGTTCTGGCGGCTTGGTGAATCTCTGAAAACATATCGCCAGCGTGATCCAGTCATGCTGCTGAATGAACGGCGGAAAGGCATGCAGCTGCCGATGCTTATGGTACATTCCAAAGGTGATAACTTTATTCCACCGAGCGAACTTGAATATTTTATGTCCAAAGCGGACCCGCCCGTGGAGCATCTGTGGGTCAATAGCGGTGGCCATAGCTGTTCAGAGGAGGATCCTGCGTTCTGGAATACGGTGATTCCCTTCTTGAAAACTCATGTACAGGTGCAGGCTCAGTCCAATGAATCTGTTATACCGAACGTCAATATAGAGAAAATTCAGCCCACTTGA